The region TTTGTCACATACATGAACATATATATTCACAGTATCGCCTGGATACCATCTCCCGTTAATCCGTCCGGGTGAAAAATATATTGCAACGTCCCTGCCATCAGCTGATGATGATAGCAAAAGTTCCCTTAAACTAATCCTTAGACCCATCACATTAATATATGAGGAATCAAGATGGACAGATGATAAATTATCATTAACCCTAATTTTTATATCTTGATTAATATCCAAAACTACCGCACTATCAATCGGAACCGTCATATCAGCTATGGGCGGTGAAAAGTCGAGATAAAAACTCCACGAAAGTGGTCCCTCAAGGTCAGCACCGTGAATGTCTTGTGCTCTTATAAGAGAAACATGCACTGTTTCCCCGTCATGCCAGTATCCATCAGGGGGTTCAAAAATTAGTGTGTCAGATTTATATATCAAATAAGGGCTCGAACAATCAAAAGTATCATCATTAACGACCAACAATATTGTTGATGAATCAACGCCATCGGAATCAAATACTTCGATTATTATATCCTGATTAACGCATGCCGAAACTATATTTGGCAAAGGCCTTATAATACTCGCGATAGGACCTCTATATTTTAAAAGCTCAAAACTCCAACATGTATCAGAATTATTGGGTGGGCAATAATCGTAATCGGGTTTGTCAATTATATTCCTTATACATATTAAAACTGTATGTTCTCCCTCGCTTATCGCACCCTGACTGAGATGAATCGAAACCTTTGGAGGTTCCACAATTAAATCAAAATCGACTAATCCACCATCAACATATACTGAAACATTATCTCTTCCCACAGAATCCCAGTTGACACCAGCTAATGAATCGTATATATACACGAAAATATTTGCAGTATCTATATTAACCACTGAACCAGGAGTTGGCGATAATCCGTAAAAAACTGGTGGGCTTAAATCTATTATAGCGCAACAGGTCGTTGTCTCAACAGGGCATCCAAAGGTGTCGCAAGCATTCGCTATCCTAACGCAAACTGTCTCGCCGTCTGCGAAGGCATTAAGTGGCGTAAATATAATCACAGAGTCAGCAAAACTAAGCTCATCAGAGGAAATGTCGTATACCAAACCGTTAACATCAATAGAAACTGTTGACGAATCGAGCTGAAACACATCATTTTCCGCATCAAAGACAAATTTAAATTCCTGCCTTTCGCAAGTCGTTATACCACCACAAGGATAAGGCACAAAAGGAGAACTTCTCCCAGGGCAAGGAGGGATGTAATTTCTCGTATCCCAGCCCAGCGTTTCAGCCTCAGATACAACCCCAACTCGAATCATATTGCTGGCGGTGCAAAAATTGTCGGTTTCGTAACGCAAAAGATAACAGCATTTCTGACCTATAATCTCCCGTCCTATAGCCG is a window of bacterium DNA encoding:
- a CDS encoding gliding motility-associated C-terminal domain-containing protein — its product is MMGLKIDKYKILLLVFLACLSRLYGQTRDSTVNVYVDTLFLDSCSVVKFEVCVTRRGLFLRGFELEDFLVSENGEDIPESLLEQLTFCPGESSQVDIVFLLDFSTSMDDEVSAFFDAIPSMVSQLMDLDYRIAIVVFNGCPEEINGKWIIVRTDFSSGSCDYSSSGPDIWAVDSAQFHCLFRATVNDLYSLPAVSRGSGYEDQYGAIVRANERLSFRPGARKIFILFTDERPQVNYYVCRPVYDHTREGLDSIIAYCNANNIIVFPVTPRDGEFFKSPWEPNSRRHYTGYDTLASRTGGRWFYLYSSDYDSLASAIGREIIGQKCCYLLRYETDNFCTASNMIRVGVVSEAETLGWDTRNYIPPCPGRSSPFVPYPCGGITTCERQEFKFVFDAENDVFQLDSSTVSIDVNGLVYDISSDELSFADSVIIFTPLNAFADGETVCVRIANACDTFGCPVETTTCCAIIDLSPPVFYGLSPTPGSVVNIDTANIFVYIYDSLAGVNWDSVGRDNVSVYVDGGLVDFDLIVEPPKVSIHLSQGAISEGEHTVLICIRNIIDKPDYDYCPPNNSDTCWSFELLKYRGPIASIIRPLPNIVSACVNQDIIIEVFDSDGVDSSTILLVVNDDTFDCSSPYLIYKSDTLIFEPPDGYWHDGETVHVSLIRAQDIHGADLEGPLSWSFYLDFSPPIADMTVPIDSAVVLDINQDIKIRVNDNLSSVHLDSSYINVMGLRISLRELLLSSSADGRDVAIYFSPGRINGRWYPGDTVNIYVHVCDKPDTCGPNCADYEFVFFLPQSPECARYPNPFTPDNDRINDFVYFRFPMIMYYPADIYIFDMKDVMVRHIKVPSGFSAKEFAKWDGKDDNGNELPQGVYVYIIVSRGEVRCTGTITLAR